The Cohnella abietis genome has a segment encoding these proteins:
- the rbsK gene encoding ribokinase, producing MGNVVVVGSINMDIINRVERHPEPGETIHCLDTSYSPGGKGANQAVSSSLAGSSVTMIGAVGNDAFGEVLIKALHNYGVNSSAISIEEGTSGLAFITVDEAGENTIVLSHGANGKVHSDQLSINMLKGAYAVLLQNEIPASVNEAVMRMCREEGVLVYYNPAPAHQLNEYLYDLIDTIILNETEAALISGLQVTDVASAELSAAHFINKGIKNVIITLGSKGALFKSKDSREFVPAFSVKAVDTTAAGDTFIGAFAASQASGGSVKESLVFAAAASAITVTRVGAQQSIPRKEEIEQLLNSSKL from the coding sequence ATGGGTAACGTAGTTGTGGTAGGAAGCATCAATATGGATATTATTAATCGCGTGGAGCGCCATCCGGAGCCAGGAGAGACGATTCATTGCCTTGATACAAGCTATAGCCCAGGAGGCAAAGGAGCCAACCAGGCAGTGTCATCATCGCTTGCTGGCAGCTCAGTTACGATGATAGGAGCAGTCGGCAACGATGCGTTCGGAGAAGTGCTTATAAAGGCATTGCACAATTATGGCGTTAATTCCTCTGCAATCAGCATCGAAGAAGGCACGTCAGGATTGGCCTTTATTACGGTTGACGAAGCGGGCGAGAATACGATAGTCCTATCCCACGGAGCTAATGGTAAGGTTCATTCGGATCAGCTATCCATTAATATGCTTAAGGGAGCCTATGCCGTTTTACTGCAAAATGAGATTCCTGCCAGTGTGAATGAAGCTGTAATGAGAATGTGCAGGGAGGAAGGCGTTCTTGTATATTACAACCCCGCACCGGCTCATCAGCTTAATGAGTATTTGTATGATCTTATTGACACGATTATTTTGAATGAAACGGAAGCAGCATTAATTTCAGGTTTACAGGTCACAGATGTAGCTTCTGCAGAGCTTTCGGCTGCACATTTTATTAATAAGGGAATTAAGAATGTCATTATTACTCTCGGATCCAAAGGTGCATTATTCAAAAGCAAAGATTCAAGAGAGTTCGTTCCTGCCTTTTCTGTGAAAGCAGTGGACACCACTGCAGCTGGAGACACATTTATTGGTGCCTTTGCTGCTTCTCAAGCTAGTGGAGGGTCGGTAAAAGAAAGCCTCGTTTTTGCAGCCGCTGCTTCCGCGATAACTGTTACACGAGTAGGAGCACAACAATCGATTCCCCGAAAAGAAGAAATAGAGCAGCTATTGAATTCAAGTAAGCTATAG
- a CDS encoding Gfo/Idh/MocA family protein — translation MSSPSKIRIGLIGAGNIGNVHLQEFGKLQEECEFVAVTDTFLPLAEQRAKQYGIPVVSASPEELIRRDDVDAVIVAVPNKAHAPLTILALEHGKHVLIEKPMGLDSEAAKEIVRAQKRTGKTVMVAHQMRWEALSLQVKEQIDRGELGNIYTAKTGWYRRKGIPGWGTWFTQHGESGGGPLIDIGVHMLDLAFFLMGEPKPVSVYGATYAEFGPRKKGIGSWGKPNWDGIYDVEDLATAIIKMDNGTSLTLEVSWAVHMDTDSSPFLHLMGSDGGAVLRGEEGKFLTERFDKTVDIPLVAPEEDEGARVRLSRHFLDCVRTGKAPWTSAETGLRSNLIIDAIYESSRKGGEVKLDWSL, via the coding sequence ATGTCTAGTCCATCTAAAATTCGCATTGGCTTGATTGGGGCAGGAAATATAGGCAATGTTCACTTACAAGAGTTTGGTAAGCTTCAGGAGGAATGCGAATTTGTCGCGGTGACGGATACTTTTCTTCCGCTTGCCGAGCAGAGAGCGAAGCAATACGGAATACCAGTTGTATCGGCATCGCCAGAGGAATTAATTCGCCGTGATGATGTTGATGCCGTAATCGTTGCTGTTCCAAATAAAGCACATGCGCCTCTAACAATCCTTGCTTTGGAGCATGGCAAGCATGTATTGATTGAGAAGCCGATGGGACTTGATTCAGAAGCTGCTAAGGAAATCGTGCGGGCTCAGAAGCGGACGGGCAAGACTGTAATGGTCGCCCACCAAATGCGCTGGGAGGCACTTTCACTGCAGGTGAAGGAACAGATCGACCGTGGTGAGCTGGGTAACATTTATACAGCCAAAACTGGCTGGTACCGTCGCAAAGGCATACCCGGCTGGGGAACTTGGTTTACTCAGCATGGCGAATCCGGTGGCGGACCACTCATTGATATCGGCGTTCATATGCTTGATCTGGCTTTCTTCCTCATGGGTGAGCCTAAGCCAGTATCTGTATACGGTGCTACTTATGCGGAATTCGGTCCTCGCAAAAAAGGAATCGGCTCTTGGGGCAAGCCTAATTGGGACGGTATTTACGACGTTGAGGATTTGGCGACAGCTATTATCAAGATGGATAATGGTACCTCACTTACTCTTGAAGTAAGCTGGGCAGTCCATATGGATACGGATAGCTCGCCATTCCTTCACTTGATGGGTTCCGACGGTGGTGCTGTGCTTCGTGGTGAGGAAGGTAAATTCCTTACAGAGCGTTTCGACAAAACGGTTGATATCCCACTTGTTGCTCCAGAAGAAGATGAGGGTGCACGCGTTCGTTTGAGCCGCCATTTCTTGGATTGTGTTCGTACAGGCAAAGCACCTTGGACTTCTGCTGAAACAGGCTTGCGCAGCAATCTGATCATCGACGCTATCTACGAATCCTCCCGCAAGGGCGGCGAAGTTAAGCTCGATTGGAGCTTGTAA
- a CDS encoding methyl-accepting chemotaxis protein, protein MKWFYNLKTSVKLISSFLVIAVIMAFVGTYGLNNLGKMNGSLNDMYDNQLVAVQSLQKAQVSFNEMRTQLRKLYMTKDNQILQETKGKSKEQIELINQTMTDFRNTQLSDNSIQTLKPFEDKFSDYLEIFDTAVSMKDAGRLEDMEKIIDNEYQTITSQVKDILSKLVEINLSEAEHSRDSGASLYKSSRNITISILIVAVLLSILFGYFISQVISKPLGKVVALVSRVADGDLRETVNIQTKDEIGMLGIAIDTMVNNLRQIVGNILSNSQSLAAASQQISASSEEIASGNATQADSAQMISELFNELSSAIHSVAQNTELASELSNTTMQVAKDGEEVILSSMESMNAVSGKMTRLEDDSQKIGDIIEVIEDIADQTNLLALNAAIEAARAGEQGRGFAVVADEVRKLAERSSDATKQITGIIKGMQENTKQSVAAVQESATFSHKTGEAFKHIAAMVNDAGHKVTEIAAASEEQAAQASTVQEAVESISAATEEAAAASQETAATAQSLANLAEDLQRAVSIFRIGN, encoded by the coding sequence ATGAAATGGTTCTATAACTTAAAGACTAGCGTCAAGCTTATTTCTTCCTTCTTAGTCATTGCTGTAATTATGGCATTTGTCGGTACTTATGGATTGAACAATCTAGGTAAAATGAATGGAAGCTTAAATGATATGTACGACAATCAATTAGTAGCCGTTCAATCGTTACAGAAGGCTCAAGTTAGCTTTAATGAGATGAGAACGCAACTTCGGAAGCTGTATATGACCAAGGATAATCAAATACTACAGGAAACGAAGGGAAAATCTAAGGAGCAAATAGAGCTTATTAATCAAACAATGACTGACTTTAGAAATACTCAGCTGTCAGACAATTCTATACAAACACTTAAACCCTTCGAGGATAAGTTTAGTGACTATCTCGAAATCTTTGATACAGCTGTCAGTATGAAGGATGCAGGTCGTCTGGAGGACATGGAGAAAATAATAGACAACGAATATCAGACAATAACGAGTCAAGTGAAGGACATTCTTAGCAAATTAGTCGAGATCAACTTGTCTGAGGCGGAGCATTCTCGGGACAGCGGGGCAAGCCTATATAAGTCATCTCGTAACATTACGATTTCCATTCTAATTGTTGCAGTCCTTCTTAGCATTCTATTCGGATATTTCATCTCTCAGGTCATTTCTAAACCACTGGGCAAGGTTGTTGCGCTTGTGAGCAGGGTGGCAGACGGAGATCTTAGGGAAACAGTAAATATTCAAACAAAAGACGAGATTGGTATGCTCGGTATCGCAATTGATACGATGGTGAATAACTTACGTCAGATCGTCGGTAATATCCTATCGAATTCGCAAAGTCTAGCAGCGGCATCCCAGCAAATATCGGCTAGCAGCGAGGAAATTGCTAGCGGTAATGCTACACAGGCGGATTCAGCTCAAATGATTAGTGAGCTTTTCAATGAGCTTTCTAGTGCTATTCACTCGGTAGCACAGAATACGGAGCTTGCTTCTGAGTTATCCAATACGACGATGCAGGTTGCCAAAGATGGGGAAGAGGTTATTCTTTCATCGATGGAGAGCATGAATGCGGTAAGTGGCAAAATGACAAGGCTTGAGGATGATTCGCAAAAAATTGGTGATATTATTGAAGTTATTGAGGATATCGCAGATCAAACCAACTTGCTGGCGCTTAATGCAGCGATAGAAGCGGCTAGAGCAGGCGAGCAGGGCCGGGGATTTGCCGTGGTAGCAGATGAGGTTCGGAAGCTAGCAGAGAGAAGCAGCGATGCTACTAAGCAAATTACAGGGATCATTAAGGGAATGCAGGAGAACACCAAGCAAAGCGTAGCTGCAGTTCAGGAGAGTGCTACGTTCTCGCATAAGACTGGGGAAGCATTCAAGCATATTGCTGCTATGGTTAACGATGCGGGTCATAAAGTGACGGAAATAGCTGCTGCTAGTGAGGAGCAGGCTGCACAGGCGTCTACCGTTCAAGAGGCAGTCGAGAGTATTTCTGCAGCGACAGAGGAAGCGGCAGCTGCTAGCCAAGAAACAGCGGCAACCGCTCAATCTTTGGCTAATCTTGCAGAAGATCTTCAGCGTGCTGTGTCTATTTTTAGAATAGGCAATTAA
- a CDS encoding chemotaxis protein CheA, producing MLDMTEYQTLYMEELDEQLHLMEEEILRIEQSGESLEGIQRLFRAAHTLKGSSAAMGYDRMKRLTHNMEHILENVRNGEYTLTKELATLFFHCVDRMKQLRTEIANGNIEKSDIDDLLLELRKDSWASSPQNEVFSGLSADIELPDEALHSVIQQMTSGKKAFWVHIYLTDECEMRAARIHVMNHLLEQFAAIVWSDFSRVVEEIQGNGDASARWLIVSDSSEETMAEDILQWVDVERVDIRESNITELKALTISSVNDQEEFSESSISSSASLIQEKSRVQSIRVNVDRLEQLMNLVGELVIDQTRIKQIEKSLDLKFGTDELIQDLGQISDHFTRIIGELQESVMKVRMLPIEQLFNRFPRMIRDLSQSLGKDIELVLEGKETELDRTLIEEIGDPLIHLLRNAVDHGIESPEARRERGKPDKGKVTIRASHEDNQVLIVVGDDGGGIDSQRLLQKALSLKLLSTSEAEQLTEKEAVDLVFHPGLSTASKVSDISGRGVGMDIVRAGIERMNGRIDITTIKGQGTQFNIRLPLTLAIITGLMVKVSESTFIIPMSNVAEIVRLEPEEIRYVRGIPIVTIRDQVIPIVWLQDCFGYSEQHRQNKHIPVVIIGRAEKRYALAVDELLGNQEIVIKGLGGFVGQVEGIAGATILGNGKVALILEIGGIIRMMSRA from the coding sequence ATGCTGGATATGACAGAGTATCAAACTCTCTACATGGAAGAATTGGACGAGCAGCTGCATCTAATGGAGGAAGAGATTCTTCGTATTGAGCAATCAGGAGAATCGTTGGAAGGAATCCAGCGATTGTTTCGTGCAGCACATACACTGAAGGGCTCCTCTGCTGCAATGGGCTACGATCGTATGAAGCGACTTACCCACAACATGGAGCATATTTTAGAAAATGTACGGAACGGAGAGTACACGCTCACCAAAGAGTTGGCAACTTTGTTCTTTCACTGCGTAGATCGAATGAAGCAGCTGCGAACGGAAATTGCGAATGGAAATATTGAAAAATCCGATATTGATGATTTGTTATTGGAGCTTCGAAAAGACAGCTGGGCGTCATCGCCACAAAATGAGGTTTTTTCTGGACTTTCTGCTGATATAGAATTGCCAGACGAAGCTTTACATAGTGTGATCCAACAAATGACAAGTGGGAAAAAAGCTTTCTGGGTTCATATTTATTTGACAGATGAATGTGAGATGAGGGCAGCTAGAATTCATGTCATGAATCATTTGCTGGAGCAATTCGCTGCTATTGTATGGTCGGACTTTTCCCGAGTAGTAGAGGAGATTCAAGGCAATGGAGATGCCTCAGCTAGGTGGTTAATTGTATCAGATAGCTCGGAAGAAACAATGGCTGAGGATATTTTGCAGTGGGTTGATGTTGAACGTGTGGACATTAGGGAAAGCAATATTACTGAGCTTAAGGCGTTAACTATTAGCTCTGTTAATGATCAAGAGGAATTCAGTGAAAGCAGTATTTCATCGTCTGCATCGCTTATTCAAGAGAAGTCTCGGGTTCAGTCAATTAGGGTAAACGTCGACCGGCTAGAGCAGCTAATGAATTTAGTTGGAGAATTGGTCATCGATCAAACGCGCATTAAGCAAATTGAGAAATCATTGGATTTGAAATTCGGCACCGATGAGCTCATTCAGGATTTAGGACAAATTTCAGATCATTTTACCCGTATCATTGGTGAGCTTCAGGAAAGTGTTATGAAGGTCAGAATGCTACCTATAGAGCAGCTGTTTAATCGTTTTCCTCGTATGATCCGTGATTTATCCCAATCCCTGGGCAAAGACATTGAGCTAGTCCTTGAGGGCAAGGAAACGGAATTGGATCGAACTTTAATTGAGGAAATAGGCGATCCACTCATTCATCTATTACGTAATGCAGTAGATCATGGAATTGAGAGTCCTGAAGCTCGGAGAGAAAGAGGAAAGCCTGATAAAGGGAAGGTTACTATTCGTGCTTCGCATGAAGATAACCAAGTACTCATTGTTGTTGGGGACGATGGTGGTGGAATAGATTCGCAACGATTGCTGCAGAAGGCGCTTAGCTTAAAGCTCTTATCGACGTCAGAGGCAGAGCAATTGACAGAGAAGGAGGCGGTCGACCTCGTTTTCCATCCCGGTCTATCAACTGCATCCAAGGTAAGCGATATATCCGGAAGAGGCGTTGGAATGGATATCGTTCGTGCCGGTATTGAGAGAATGAACGGGCGGATCGATATTACAACGATTAAGGGACAGGGTACCCAATTTAATATTAGGCTGCCTCTTACTCTGGCGATTATTACCGGGCTTATGGTGAAGGTCAGTGAAAGCACCTTTATTATTCCGATGAGCAATGTGGCAGAGATTGTTAGGCTGGAGCCAGAGGAAATCCGTTATGTCAGAGGTATTCCAATCGTCACTATTAGAGATCAGGTCATTCCGATCGTCTGGCTGCAAGATTGCTTCGGATACTCTGAGCAGCACCGCCAGAATAAGCATATACCCGTAGTGATTATAGGTCGTGCCGAAAAAAGGTACGCATTGGCTGTGGACGAGCTGCTTGGTAATCAGGAAATTGTTATTAAGGGGCTAGGTGGTTTTGTTGGTCAGGTAGAGGGTATCGCCGGAGCGACTATACTCGGTAACGGAAAGGTTGCATTGATCCTTGAGATTGGCGGCATTATCAGAATGATGAGCAGAGCTTGA
- a CDS encoding chemotaxis protein CheW yields MDRTSQNQYVEFSIGNENYAILISEIHEIIRMLDITEIPNSQSYVQGVINLRGKIVPVISLRSMFAMENGSYTKSTRIVVVNHSEESVGIIVDGVNKVTTFSDIQAPPERVGGISGSYFVGIGINNEHLVGILKLDEVLLRE; encoded by the coding sequence TTGGATAGAACTAGTCAGAATCAATATGTCGAATTTAGTATCGGCAATGAAAATTACGCTATTTTAATTTCTGAGATTCATGAAATCATTCGAATGCTGGACATTACAGAAATCCCGAATAGTCAGTCGTATGTACAAGGGGTTATTAATTTGCGGGGGAAAATCGTTCCCGTCATTAGCTTAAGAAGCATGTTCGCAATGGAAAATGGTTCTTATACTAAATCCACGCGTATTGTAGTCGTTAATCATAGCGAAGAATCTGTAGGGATAATCGTGGACGGGGTCAATAAGGTGACTACCTTCTCCGACATTCAGGCACCTCCTGAGCGAGTGGGTGGAATCAGCGGCTCTTATTTTGTAGGGATAGGTATTAACAACGAACATTTGGTAGGGATTCTAAAGCTGGATGAAGTGCTTCTGCGGGAGTAG